The Platichthys flesus chromosome 5, fPlaFle2.1, whole genome shotgun sequence genome contains the following window.
ATACATTATTGCCAAGTGGATTCTTGCTCTAGTCGTGGTCTGAGAGGAGTAGAACACATCCTGTTACCTTTTCTCTGTAGGTCAGAGTCGCGTCCTGGGATTTTTCAGTGTCCGTCTCTCCTGGGGAAAAAAATGCATTGTAGATGTAGAACATTTACACTGACAAAATTTCAGCATCAAATATTTGCCTATCATCATTAATTTTGTTTATGTAGACCTATTAGGATTTTTGAGAGGATACAAATATTAAGAAGtaggatatttttttatatcaatacatatatataaaattgtatttaaatgttatattcagtTTAATAATCAACACGTGTTGCTGGTTGTTTTCATTACCTGGTATGACAGGCTGCATGTTGAAGAGCTGAGCATTGTGCACCTCCATTTGCATGGTCTGTTTGTTCAGCACGCCGACATAATATCTAAACagacaccaaacacacaactgttaaTCCTGTTCACAGTGGTTATGGTGTTGGTCCTAGTTTCTGAAAATGTGTTGCATTCACATACTTGCAAAGGTTGTTGCATTTCAGTGACCCCGTTCCAAAATTATTACCAACATAGGACAGTCTCTCTGATTCAGCAACCTACACAGAGGAAGATGTAAGCAACACTGTGTTATAAGTCAcactcaaaacacaaaacataatagacatatatatatatatatatatatacacacacaagaaacaaCTATACCAATGCCTCCACAGCCACTGGTAGCATGCAACAAAGTACGTTCACTTCATTACTGTAATTGAGAAAGTTTTCACTGCAtgtatcagcaaatatctgtactttctactcatTTGCTATTTGTATGTGATCAATAGCAAAAAGAGatttgatccaatcagagcaggcaaGGAACATCAGACCCGCCTCCTCCGCTGGAATGACGTGGAAGACTGCTACATTAGGAAATAAGCAACACTCTGCAAGTACTTTTACTGGCAATACTCTAAGAAGCAAGCAGGTACtatgttattttttcttaaCCAGAGGATTATCCTAAACATAAGGTAGAGTGTGAACACATCTGTCTGAGGATAACACTGGTTCTGCATCTTCCTCACCAGTATCCGTCTGCTTCTCTTCCTGGGGTTGTTCTCATCTACGCTCTTGTACATGGAGAAATCCAGTTTGTCTGCATTCCTGATGCTGCCGTTTGAAAACCGGACTGTAATAtagataataatattaataaaaaagacacacagagaggagcctgTCAACAGCTACTGCACACAATCAAAACCATGTTTATTATGAACCACAATAAAATACGTCAATGAAGCAGTAACTAACATAATGCTGTGATGTTAAAAACATTGTATTAATCAGTGTGTCctgttttaaagtatttttcctGACCCATTGCGCGTGTCACCTGGATTTCACTAAACTAAACAACTAGCCCCGCTGCCGCTAGCCCCCACGTGTACGATACAAACAAGCGTTTATACTTGAGAAATACGAATGACCCGACGTTTACCGGCGTTTTTACAATTTGAATTATAATGTTAAAATGTCTGAACAAGCAAAAAGAGGGAACAACGCACCCATAACAGCTTTGTcgccttctctttcctctttacAACACACTAACGAGcaggaggccgccatgtttgttgTCATGTGTGACGAGAGGGTTCACTCCCTGCTACTTCCGCCTTCACCGAGCTTGACAGTGTAGTTCTCCATCAGGCATGTGAATTTAAGAgtctgaaaataaatacaatatattggaaatcaagtttttaaaaacagcacatcttttatttaaaataaaaatggacaaAAAGGAAACTTTTTCTACATAAAATAGTTCTGTGCaatcaatttatatttatatataaagagtaACTTCACCCCACAGCTCTGAGCCTCACGCCACCCTCTGATCATTTTGAAACATGATAAATAAAACTGGGCATGGGTCTGAtggggtgaggagggtgagagaaagagagacagatgtgagagTGACAGTGTCGCTGACCTTTTCAGGCCAGAAAAAATGGAGAGCGACGCAGATGCATTGAGATAGATGACAAGAAAATGCTGCTTTGAATCTCCGAAATGAACAACCAGAGAAGTGTGGCTGAAAACTACCTGGGCTGAGGAAGAGGGGGGTTCACAGGCAAATTGATCAAGTACCACTTTAGAAATAAGTAATATAAGAGCGCTATATTATGAAGAAATCCTGAATACTCTGACTCTGCATGTTTtataagattcaagattcagattcaagattttatttgtcaaatgcacaacctTAATATCTCTGAATATCTGGTTGATCTACTTCCtacaccgctgggtgtagaggtcctccatgGATGGTAGCTCCGTCCTGGTGATgcgctgggcagacttcaccaccctctgtaaaacCTTACGggtcagggcggtgcagctgccagtCAGGGGGCTCTCTGTGGTGCACCTGTAAAaattgcagagaatcctggcaTCCATGTTGAAAAGGACTGGAGGATGCGGGCATCGATCCcgctacttctcgcatgctaagcgagcgctctaccatctGAGCTAATCCCCCGATATGACCATATCCCCGTAGTCAATAGTTAATGGCAATCGTtacaattcaaataaatggatggacagatagacagacaggttgattgattggttggcagatagacagatagacagatagacagacagacagacagactttgCTCTAAGACGGTAGAAGGCTGAGGAAGTGGCTCTGTTGGGGAAACAGCGCCACCTTGTGAGTCTGGAAGGTACAGGCCGTCTGCACAGTGACTGATGGGAGAATTAATAAAGTGAAACATTGTCTCCCTGCAGAGATCGCTTTACAGCCCGCGTCCGCCTCCCTCACGGTTGATATTATGCACGACTGTCCCCGGGGGAGGACACCGACAGATGCTTGAGACAAGCGGTCGCGGAGAGGACACATCCCCGGCAGCTCACATCCAGACACATCGCACACTGGATCGCCGAAGGGGGTTGGGGGTGGCATGGCGTGTGACCGCTACACAGACCGTGGTATCAGCCTGACATGTTAGCTAGTTTACATCTGAagacacaaacagcagattGTACACAGGGAAGCGGCGCAGCCAGGGCTAACCGCAAGCTAATGCTAGCGTTGTAGCTAACAGAGCTATTTGCTGGTGTGCAGCCAGATAACTTCAGCCTCCTCGGTGTCTCTGCTCGCGGCctgttctcttcttcttctgcctcccGGGACCGACGCTCTCGGGATAATTCAAGGTAACGTTAGACGTCAGCAGCTCCATATTGTCACCTTGTGTTTGCTCGTTCAGCTACAGTGGCTAACTGCTCCTGTGGTACAGCTAGTCCAGACTTGTTGTTGTAAACTCAATATATTCAATGTAAACTAGCTACTGTGAATTATACAGTGTTTCTTAACAGTTTGTCCCTTTACAGTATGGATTAATAACCCCactagatagatatatagatagatagaaagatagaaggATAGATATAATTTGTCCCTTTACAGTATGGTTTATAATCCcactagatagatagatagaatgaTAGATAGAATTTATCCCTTTTATATTATGGATTAATAACCCCACTGATATTTTTGTTCCCCCTCAGATTACTGCTTTGTCCCACAGCTACAGGCTTTGACTGGTTTGACATCCTCACATCAGCCCCTCCTCTAACAAACCTAGCTAATGAGAGCATCTTCATCTGTGTTGACCTTCACTCTTACCCCATCATCACTCCCATGCACTCTGTCCCCCTGACAGTCTCATCCCAGGCCTCCATCTCCTCAGGCAGCGGCTAATGCTATCTTTGCTGTCACATATTCTGTGGATTAGCATTAAAAGTGTAGTCAATAAATTGtatgaaaaaaacatcaatCACAATTTCCCAGAGCCCGAAGCtgcttgttttgtctttaaCAGTAAAGGATGTCCAAATTACAAATTGAGTAGCAGTCGGTAATGCATAAACCTTCCTCCCTGGCCCATTAGTCCCATTCAATTCAGTCAAGCCTCGCCAATTTGTACACAATTCCTTCAATGACTtttattcatcaagatctatATATTATTCACtgggaaaatgttaaaaaatgccTTTTGGTCTTCCCAGACCCAAACTGCATCCCTCCACCAGGTTTCCTGGATATTCGTTCAGATGTTTTGGggaatcttgcttacaaacaaacaaacaaacaaacaaaaaaacagacaggatgtaaaacacaacctcctcttTTGTCCTTTACATCAGACAACCCATTAAAGGACTCTTAgcaaaaacttgtttttttcaatgctgTGTTGATGTGGACTAATCAACTGTTTTTTTatactctttttttatttatgtatgaaGGGCCATGGATTTCCCAGGCCACTTTGAACAGCTCTTCCAGCAGCTGAACTACCAGCGTGTCCACGGCCAGCTATGCGATTCTGTCATCGTCGTGGGGAGCCGACACTTTAAAGCCCACCGCTCCGTGCTGGCGGCCTGCAGCACTCACTTCAGAGCCCTGTTCACTGTTGCAGAGGGAGATTCGAGCATGAATATGATTCAGCTGGACAGCGAGGTCAGGATCGTGAAAACCTTGTCAAAGGCAGTAGCAATGTCGTATAATCGTAATCATTAATAATGATGACCGTATAGGAGTTGCTGAAGAGTGTAATCAAGTAAAAAACATGGACAGATTTGACatattaaattcagttttttcacTGTTCAAATAGCACCAACAAGGATATTTGTGTGATTGCAGGTGGTGACGGCTGAAGCTTTCGCTGCTCTGGTGGACATGATGTACACGTCCACACTGATGCTGGGGGAGAGCAACGTCATGGATATCCTCCTCGCTGCCTCACACCTGCACCTCAACAATGTAGTGAAAGCCTGTAAACACTACCTGACAACACGTACGCTGCCTATGTCCCCGTCATCCGACAGACCCACGCATCACCACCCTCAGCAGGACCAGCAGAGgcgcaggcagcagcagcagcagcagcagcagcagcagcaacaggcagATTTAGCAGTGAAACCTAATCTAGCAGCTGATGCTAACCTTGCAACAAATGCTGCCACATCAAAGTTGCAGCGCTCCTTCCTGTTGCAGCAGCTCGGACTCAGCTTGGTGAGCTCTGCTTTGGGGGGGATAGACGAGGATGGGATGGGAAATATAGTTGGCAATAGAGAGGTGGGACAGAGAGCCTCTTTCCCAATCCGGCGCTTTCACAAACGCAAGCCCTCCACTGCACTGAACCTGTCAGAAGAGAGACCAAGGCAGAGGCAACGCAGCTCAGCCCCTAACCCCGGTTTGTTGGGAGAAGAAGGGATGAACGCAGAGCGAGAGGAAGGAGCACTCCTGTCCCCGGACTCCCACAAGATGGGGGACGAGTCAAAATTAGGTGCTGGCCACGTAGGGGTCTCCCAAGATGATCCTCAGATGCCCAGCCAGTCAGACAGTGGACACTGTGGGGGGGAGGACTTGGGGAGAATGCAGGGAGGAGTGAGCAAGGAGGAGGATATGGATGACCACGACCACCAGGACAACAGGTTAGCTGTGAAGATTAAATCAGGgaccgaggaagaggaggctgaagaACAAGAACAGAAGGTAAAACTgtggtttcttgtttttgaaaactTGCAGTtgactttgatttttttcacaatgtACACATCTAAATTACTGTTATTGTAATAaccatatttatattaaatacagcattcttcaccttttttttttttaaatgtatgaatctgcttgtatgtgtgttttgataCTGACCATCACAAAATCATTTAACTCATTTGCACCTCCAAATCACTCTGCTCTAAATAAGCTGCTGTTCTTTTCGGCTCCTTTCGATTAAAATAACCCTAAAACATCAGAAAATCGCAATCTGCAATCTGCCTAAATCTGGACTTGtgcttcccacaggtggtggttAAACGAGAGCCGCTAAGCTCGCCTGAGCCGACGGATGAAATCAGTGACGTGACATCGCAGGCTGAGGGCAGCGACCCGGCCGAGCCTGGatgtccagaggaggaggagaaggtggagctGAGCCCAGAGAGCAGCGACCGCAGCTTCACCTCAGAACCCCGACCCAGCTCAGactctctgctgcagcccaGCTCCCAGCTTCTCATCAAATGCCACATGGGAAAAGGCGCCGGAGGTTTTGGATGTAATAACGGATCAAATAGCAAACCTGGTTTCAGTATTTCTAGCTTCCTTAGCCCAAAGGATTATGGAAGTGGTGTTGCAGGGTTGGTTACAGGAGAAGATGAACTGCCCAACACCACAACTGGGGATGCAGTAGCACATCACTTCCTGATGAGACAGGAAGCTGCCAGACCACCTGGCTCTGCTTCTTCCTGTCTTCTGCAGTCCCCACTCAGTGGTGAGAGTCGCAACAGCTTTGGAGACAACTTGCAGCATGATTCTCTGTTCCTCCGTCCCCTGCACGACAGTATGGGGAACCCCAGAGGAGGTGGGGGAAATATGAGTGGAGGGCATGGAGGGTTTGAGCCCTTTGGTTTGGACTTCCAGCGCTCCAGTCTTGGGCTTCACTCTCTAGGGCGACCCTCACGAGGAGCCGGAGGAGCCGCCAATGTTTCTCTGGGTTATCCAGGATACAGGCGTATTGCCCCCAAAATGTTGGCCGGTATAGGTGGAGAAGAAGGTGTAGGCGGTGTTCTTCAGGattctgcctcttcctcctcaagtCTGGCAAGTCCCCTGCTTCTCAACGAGAGCGGTGGGTATGACATGAACAGTGGCAGgcccacctccctcccccctcagcTCACCCGTGCTTCAGCTGACGTCCTGTCTAAGTGCAAGAAAGCTCTGTCAGAGCACAATGTCCTGGTGGTCGAGGGAGCTCGGAAATACGCCTGTAAAATCTGTTGCAAAACCTTCCTAACCCTGACTGACTGCAAGAAACACATCCGTGTCCACACAGGGGAGAAACCCTACGCCTGCCTCAAGTGTGGGAAGCGCTTCAGCCAGTCCTCCCACCTATACAAGCATTCCAAGACCACCTGTCTGCGCTGGCAGAACAGCAACATGTCCAACGGCCTGATATAGGATTTGGAGACAAAATATAAAACCCCCTAAAAATGTCAAGTCAAAATTTTTCTGAAGATGTGAGGGACAAGTCAGATCAGCTGTAATGTTTAAACTAACCAGTCCTGATCACAGACCAAAGACGGGAATGATAATgttatcatcttttttttatttcggAGAAACCAATAATATCAAGTCTGTAAAAAGTATCTGTAAAGACATTTAATCGGATGGAAGAGTGTAGGGATGCAGGACATGTATGTATTGCTATTGACTCACAGTACCATTGATGTACATTGTATTATCTCCTATATGATTAACAAAAAGCAAATGGACTTCGTACTATATGATGTAGACCAGTTCAGGCTGTAAAGCAGCCACACTGTTGGCGGTttggtgttttaaaaaaaatcgtcCTTGTCTGAGTGTTTGTAGATCAGAAGCAGCTGCATCACACTGCTGAGTGGTCCCAACTGTGCATATTAATTCCTTGTTCTGTAAAATGACAGACATGACTTTGAACTAACTGGTTCAGAGTCTGTTTTGGTGCAAGATATAATTCCTGCATTTACTTAGAAGGGTCTTCCTTTCGTCTACTCAAAGTGCGAAAGGTAGATAGAGTTAGAGAACCGGataagaacaacaacagaaaacaattcaacattttaaagcaGCTGCATTTTGAACCACCTGAGTTAATATTGTTAACAGCTAACCAAATTTTGTTCGGTAGCTGGCAAATAATTCAGTATGAAGTAACAGGGACTTCACACTTTACGTGACGACAAGAGTAAATGTATTACTTTGATAAATATGTACCTGTGGATTGTCAGGTCCAATTTGTGGAGCAATGGGACCTTTACATTTATCTGTTCACATCTTTCCTCGGTTTACAGCTCAAGCTATTAACATTGACATCCCTTTTGGTTaaggaagtaaaaaaatattataattgaACTTGCAGCATCTTTGCATTAGCAGCAGGATCAGTTCTGTGTTTACTGGGCATTCCGGTCTAATTTGGAGAAATGCATAATATGATATTGTATCATAATGCTACGATAATACTGAGATAACAACTTCACAGAAGAATGTACATGCACCTTATTTTGTGTCAAGATTAGCAAAACTGCTTACTAATAGTTTTTCGTATTGGTTCCTGACTGCTAATGACACGAAGAAAAAGTCAGCTGTGGTCAAACGCATTCAGTGACTGTCcaattttctgtctgtctgtgtgtgtgtgtgtgtgtgtgtgtgtgtgtgtgtgtgtgtgtgtgtgtgtgtgtgtgtgtgtgtgtgtgtgtgtgtgtgtgtgtgtgtgtgtgtgtgtgtgtgtgtgtgtgtgtgtgtgtgtgtgtgtgtgtgtgtgtgtgtgtgtgtgtgtgtgtgtgtgtgtgtcacacttGAGTATACTGTTTACATGATAAAGATGTTCAGCATGTGCGGAAAAAGTGCTTTGGAAATGTAAATATAGCATATTGTGGTTGGATTCATAATTTTGCTCTTGGAGATAAGACAAAACAACTCATGAACTACTCAACGTTGTGTATAATTTGCTACTGTACTTTATCAGTGCTTTATAAATGTCTCTTTTTACATCTAAtgttgcatctgttactaaagCACTTAGAAAAATCATGCTCTTTTATAACTAACATGTCTACTAGAATGTTAAACATTTGAAAAGTATTACCGTATTGCAATTATCCAACTCTACCTGCTCCGTTACTTCACCTTTATGTTGGATTGGAGTGAAGTTTGGCTCCTCTTAGCCatacaaatattacatttgtgCAAATATCTTGAGCATCATTGAATATTCACCATGGGgataatttagaaaaaaaatatttttacacaatcattttttacataaatgaaaatgtaaaatgagtTTTCTCTACCCAAATATACTTAATTGTGACCTTTAACATGATTGGTACTGTAAGTTTTCTCAACTAttgttgaattttattttttaagattcAAAAATACCACACATCCTTAGGAGGAAACCTAATTTTAGTTTAGCTTATAGAAAATAACATCATACtaaagattttaaatttaactGAGAATGTCTGACTTCAAGCAGGATGTAAATAAGAGCAGCTTCTCTGGTAATTGAATGTCCATGCAGTGTTGTAAAGTTCTGTTTTACtgaactgaaaagaaaagataactTCAAATATGGGTTTTTATATACCTGATTGCTTGCTATATCATGTCTCCTTCACTGTCGGAGAGATTCACGTGGTCTTTGAATTTCATTTGCTTTCCCCACTGCACTGTAAAGTCATTGCACTGTTAGCCTGTAGAAAATGACAGATTTTAAAGCATAATCTTAAATAGACAAATAGAAGAGACTGCCTCTTCAGATGTTCTCCctgtaaaaaaagtaaataaaaggtAACCTGCCCTGTAAACCTCTTCACTGTGGAGTAATGTCGCTGTTGCCTCCTCTGTCATGGTGGAAAGATCAGGCTGTGATTTGACCAAATTATGAGGTGAAGGAAAATTCCTCCCAAATGGCTTCCATCTCTCTCACAGTGGCCTATTAGGAATTCAAATGCTGCTCTTCCAAAGCTGTTGATGTGAATCTCTGAAAAATGCACTGACTATTTTACCCCTGTATGAATATGCCAAACTTAAATTGATTAAGAAAGTCACTGCCTTACGCGCTCTTATCTTGAAAAGCTGGGCTTTTGTTGATATGCCAAATCTGAAGGatatctgtttttattcctgTACACCTAACGTTGTGTAACCATGAGTGGACTAAATGTTTGAAGGCTATGAAGATTGTATAGTATGTTCAGTCGTTGTATagattgaattaaaaaaagatgaaaataattttgtatctggtgacatttttatgaaataggACAGAGATCGAGGCACGTGCACAAATAGACCCccagtggtgctcaagcactggccctttagccctggatgagaaaagtgcccttcttactctctctgtcatcaattgatGATTGCTGTTTGTACATCAatttgcccttgaaggatattaaaaactttcttttatggacaactttggttaatcacaagccgcacaaaccaagctagagcagcagaggaaccaaGCAGCCAGCAGGGAACAGCCTCagaacatcacagcagactgattcttgtaaggcgtctgaagacaaggttggaaaagtactgggttattctctaacaataggtttttaaagtatgttaaatcatccagtatctaaaagccaaaaatataaaagtaacttttaagtaaggctgtcaaatatatgtagtaaagtcgaaaatattttctctgtagTTTAAGTGATAATTTGTCAATGATATTATTTTGCTTAATTCCTCACAATAATCATCAGTCTGTGTGACCTAGTCGGCAAGGCTTTGCTCTCCAACAATAGAGACCTGGGTacaaatcccactcttcccaTCATCTAGCTGGCAATATGCTGAGCTCTTAAATTTGGCAGGATTTCTCCTATTAATTGCTAAATATCTAACTATgtaaattcaaattaattaaatataaaaacaggaaaacattttattaaaagaaaaaagaactgcGCAGCGCAGGACGTGCGCAATGGgtttctgcgcaggatgtgcgcgcgcagtttaaaaaaaaattgaatttaacATCAtaatttctccgcgctggttcaggggtaaatcatgctggtcttcacaggtgactgacctacgcaagcccgTAGCTGCCACCCCCCACAGTAGAttatgtgtttatctgtgtggcCACGGCGCTTCccggttcttcccggcactacgctgccggtgtGAACaacccaagtatttaacatggacAAAAAAAGGAGACGGACCACTTTTcacagcgcttctacctccggtgcgtccccggggttagacgatgatggtgtgacgttaatgattgttttacattgcatgtgtcacgtcatgataaatcagtctcctatgtcgcctgtaccaggagccacCCCTTTCACTGGTTATCtgggctcgctgtctggccggtaaccagccgtccggaccgctccgtgaagaaggaggaggagatgtttctttacttggaatgcggccac
Protein-coding sequences here:
- the LOC133954348 gene encoding zinc finger and BTB domain-containing protein 5 is translated as MDFPGHFEQLFQQLNYQRVHGQLCDSVIVVGSRHFKAHRSVLAACSTHFRALFTVAEGDSSMNMIQLDSEVVTAEAFAALVDMMYTSTLMLGESNVMDILLAASHLHLNNVVKACKHYLTTRTLPMSPSSDRPTHHHPQQDQQRRRQQQQQQQQQQQQADLAVKPNLAADANLATNAATSKLQRSFLLQQLGLSLVSSALGGIDEDGMGNIVGNREVGQRASFPIRRFHKRKPSTALNLSEERPRQRQRSSAPNPGLLGEEGMNAEREEGALLSPDSHKMGDESKLGAGHVGVSQDDPQMPSQSDSGHCGGEDLGRMQGGVSKEEDMDDHDHQDNRLAVKIKSGTEEEEAEEQEQKVVVKREPLSSPEPTDEISDVTSQAEGSDPAEPGCPEEEEKVELSPESSDRSFTSEPRPSSDSLLQPSSQLLIKCHMGKGAGGFGCNNGSNSKPGFSISSFLSPKDYGSGVAGLVTGEDELPNTTTGDAVAHHFLMRQEAARPPGSASSCLLQSPLSGESRNSFGDNLQHDSLFLRPLHDSMGNPRGGGGNMSGGHGGFEPFGLDFQRSSLGLHSLGRPSRGAGGAANVSLGYPGYRRIAPKMLAGIGGEEGVGGVLQDSASSSSSLASPLLLNESGGYDMNSGRPTSLPPQLTRASADVLSKCKKALSEHNVLVVEGARKYACKICCKTFLTLTDCKKHIRVHTGEKPYACLKCGKRFSQSSHLYKHSKTTCLRWQNSNMSNGLI